One segment of Vicinamibacterales bacterium DNA contains the following:
- a CDS encoding phage holin family protein, whose product MFLLLRLLINAGALWAATTLVDGISFTGSTGRFFVVALIFGLLNALVRPILLLLSLPLLILTLGLFTFVLNAFVLMMLSGLSESLGLGFHVAGFFPAFVGALIVTIVSFLLSMFLVAETERSMKK is encoded by the coding sequence ATGTTCCTCTTGCTTCGGTTGCTCATCAACGCCGGCGCCCTCTGGGCCGCCACTACCCTGGTGGACGGCATCTCGTTTACCGGCAGTACCGGCCGCTTCTTCGTCGTCGCCCTCATCTTCGGCCTGCTGAACGCCCTCGTCCGCCCAATCCTGCTTCTCCTGTCACTTCCGCTCTTGATCCTGACGCTCGGCCTGTTCACGTTCGTGCTGAACGCGTTTGTTCTCATGATGCTGAGCGGATTGTCGGAGAGTCTCGGGCTCGGCTTCCACGTTGCGGGGTTCTTCCCGGCCTTCGTCGGCGCGCTGATTGTCACGATCGTGAGCTTCCTGCTATCGATGTTTCTCGTTGCAGAGACAGAACGCTCGATGAAGAAGTAG
- a CDS encoding site-specific integrase, which yields MPVDDFALVRGATEPITSKQTAERVWEPKFLGEIIAGRDPRVPPTKPKQQTETVLTVAAFLDQYYTGYVEAEGLKSANTVAGHIKSLKASLGELPVAALEKAPEITRFKAAFRKGHEVATVNRALGVLRAAINWGRFQEPPLLSTSPFHRFGVSIRARDETKRDRRVHRDEEQTLLFACLTMNTAEHKWTGPAMHDRIIAALETCCRQGEMLRMQNRDVDRTQHQILIRGVNAKDSENRRIPFDPKGRLAPILKRRAELGPSAFVFGSTEGEFQDSFKTAWESLLLVANGHPTKRAKPGVRVDREKLREIDLHWHDLRHEGACRLLADGVDIRVIQLMLGHSDIKTTQRYLNITDEEMRRALNGVWERRRQLRLETTASNEDRPEDRAVGE from the coding sequence ATGCCTGTTGATGACTTTGCGCTCGTGCGTGGAGCGACAGAGCCGATTACGTCAAAGCAGACGGCGGAACGCGTCTGGGAACCGAAATTTCTGGGCGAGATCATCGCTGGCCGCGATCCGCGTGTGCCGCCAACCAAGCCAAAGCAGCAGACCGAGACCGTCCTCACGGTGGCGGCCTTCCTCGACCAGTACTACACAGGCTACGTGGAAGCGGAAGGTCTCAAGAGCGCGAACACGGTGGCCGGCCACATCAAGTCGCTGAAAGCATCGCTGGGAGAGCTTCCGGTCGCGGCTCTCGAGAAGGCACCCGAGATCACCCGGTTCAAGGCAGCGTTCCGGAAGGGACACGAGGTCGCGACCGTGAACCGTGCTCTCGGAGTTCTGCGAGCGGCGATCAATTGGGGACGCTTCCAGGAGCCGCCGCTGCTCTCGACGAGTCCGTTTCATCGCTTCGGCGTGAGCATCAGAGCACGCGACGAGACGAAGAGGGATCGGCGCGTTCACCGCGACGAGGAGCAGACACTGCTCTTCGCGTGTCTGACGATGAACACGGCCGAACACAAGTGGACGGGACCCGCGATGCACGATCGGATCATCGCGGCACTTGAAACCTGTTGCCGGCAGGGTGAGATGCTTCGCATGCAGAACCGCGACGTGGATCGCACGCAGCATCAGATTCTGATTCGAGGCGTGAATGCGAAGGACTCGGAGAACCGACGGATTCCATTCGATCCGAAGGGCCGTCTTGCTCCGATCCTGAAACGCCGAGCGGAATTGGGACCATCCGCGTTTGTGTTCGGCTCAACCGAGGGCGAGTTCCAGGACAGCTTCAAGACCGCATGGGAATCGCTGCTGCTCGTCGCCAATGGGCACCCGACCAAGCGAGCAAAGCCCGGGGTTCGGGTCGATCGCGAGAAGCTCAGAGAGATCGACCTTCATTGGCACGATCTCCGTCACGAAGGCGCCTGCCGGCTACTGGCGGACGGCGTCGACATCCGCGTCATTCAGCTGATGCTCGGCCATTCCGACATCAAGACGACGCAGCGGTATCTAAACATCACGGACGAAGAAATGAGGAGGGCACTGAACGGAGTATGGGAACGTCGCCGTCAGCTGCGGCTAGAGACGACAGCTTCTAATGAAGACCGGCCGGAAGACCGGGCAGTAGGCGAGTAG